In Edaphobacter aggregans, the sequence GGGTGTTGTATGTCCGCTTCGTTGTCGTATCCGATCTCTGCTTTTAAGTCCAGTTCTAAGGCCCGCGCCCAGATACTAATTCTGGAGCCAGACATTGCAGTTCTCGACTATCTTCGGTTGACCCTTGGTGACCAGTATGCGCTTAGCCTCTTCTCGGAAGAGCAATCGCTGCTGGACCGCCTTGATCAAAAGGAGGCCGACTTGCTGTTACTGGCATTGCACGCGAACCGGGATCCGATTCCGCTACTGACGCATATCCGATGCACGAAGCCGAATCTGCCGGTAATTGTGCTGTCATGCTCGGCGGAACTGCGGGATCTGGAGATGGTGATCCGGCTCGGCGTGCGGGCGATCGTGATGAAGCCGTTTACCGGCAGCGACGTGGAACAGGCGATCGAAGAGCATTTGGCAACGGCGGAGAAGAAGATTTCGCCGGCCGACTCCCCGCGGGAGATTCCTCTGAATGAGACGCATTCGTTCGTGCGGTCAAGCAAGCGGATGCGGGATCTTGAAGCGCAGGCTGCTCTGGTTGCCCGGGCGGATATTCCGCTTCTGATCCTAGGAGAGAGCGGGACGGGCAAGGAGATTCTTGCGCTATATACACACATGATGTCTGCGCGGAGCCAGCGCATCTTCCTTAAGGTGAATTGCGCAGCAGTGCCGGCAGATCTGCTGGAAAGCGAACTGTTCGGCTATGAACAGGGCGCGTTCACCGGTGCGGTGAAGACGAAGCCGGGTAAGTTCGAAATATGCTCGGGTGGAACGATCTTCCTGGACGAGATTGGCGAAATGCCTGCGATTTTGCAGGCAAAGCTGCTGCAAGTGCTGCAGGACGGGACTTTTTCGCGGCTGGGCAGCCGATCGCCGATGAAGGTGGATGTGCGGGTGATCGCAGCGACGAACATCAATATGAAAGAAGCAATGGCGAACAAGACGTTCCGCGAGGATCTGTAC encodes:
- a CDS encoding sigma-54-dependent transcriptional regulator, encoding MSASLSYPISAFKSSSKARAQILILEPDIAVLDYLRLTLGDQYALSLFSEEQSLLDRLDQKEADLLLLALHANRDPIPLLTHIRCTKPNLPVIVLSCSAELRDLEMVIRLGVRAIVMKPFTGSDVEQAIEEHLATAEKKISPADSPREIPLNETHSFVRSSKRMRDLEAQAALVARADIPLLILGESGTGKEILALYTHMMSARSQRIFLKVNCAAVPADLLESELFGYEQGAFTGAVKTKPGKFEICSGGTIFLDEIGEMPAILQAKLLQVLQDGTFSRLGSRSPMKVDVRVIAATNINMKEAMANKTFREDLYYRLNGFTLSIPPLRERREEIPVFAEYFMRKSAKKYGREPLHFSQTLVNTLTEHSWPGNLRELENVVNRYLVLGDEKAIVDELSPSNAYQGASAAAAEAPTGAGLKAMVKSLKGGAEASAIAQVLEGVGWNRKAAANDLQISYKALLYKIKQYDLSPQDRA